Sequence from the Streptomyces sp. NBC_00440 genome:
TGAAGGACGCGGGCATCCCCCTGTGGCTGCGCACCCCGATGACGTCGCTCGTCACCGCCGATGACGGCCGGGTCACCGGCATCGTCGTCGAACGCGAAGGCACAGCCGTCCGCATCGGCGCCCGCCGCGGAGTGCTGCTCGCCACCGGAGGCTTCGACCACAACCAGCAGATGCGTGAGAAGTACCTGCCGGACGGCGGCCAGGCCGACTTCAGCGCCGGAGCACAGGAGAACGCCGGCGACGGGATCCTCGCCGGACTTGAACTCGGCGCCGCGGTGGACTTCATGGACGACGCGTGGTGGATGCCCTCGGTGCGCCACCCGTCGGGCGCCACGATCCCCCTCGTCTCCGAGCGGTGCATCCCCCCGTCCCTGATCGTCGCCTCGAACGGCAGGCGCTTCACCAACGAGTCATCGCCGTACACGAACTTCGTCCACGACCAGCTCGACGGCGGGCACGTCCCGGCCTGGTTCGTCATGGACGCCAAGGCCCGCTCCCGCTATCCGTTCGCTCAGGTGCTGCCCGGAATGCCGTTCCCCGAGGAGTTCTACGCGAGCGGTCTCGCACACCGCTCCCGCACCCTCGACGGTCTCGCCCGGGGCATCGGTGTCCCCCCGGAGGAACTGACCGCGACCGTCGAACGGTTCAACGGCTTCGCCCGCACCGGAAAGGACACCGACTTCGGGCGCGGCGACAGCGCCTACGACCGCTACTACGGCGACCCGACACTGCCCAACCCCAACCTCGACGAGATCCGCGAACCGCCCTTCTACGCCGTGCGTATCGAGGCGGGCGACCTCGGCACCAAGGGCGGGCTGGTCTGCGACGAGCACAGCCGGGTCCTGCGGGAGGACGGGACCTGCGTCAGAGGGCTCTACGCGACCGGCAACACCTCCGCGTCCGTCATGGCCAACGAGTACGCGGGCCCCGGGGCCACCATCGGCCCGTCGATCGTCTTCGGCTACGTCGCCGCCCGGCACGCCGCCGGCCGCACCTGACCACCCCCGGAAGGAAAGGCTGAGGAACCATGGGGCGACCCACACCTCTCACAGTGCGTGTCGTCGAGGTCGTCCGTGAGACTCCCGACGCGCACTCGCTGGTGCTCGAACCGGCCGGCGTACCGACGGAGAGGTTCACCTACCGGCCGGGCCAGTTCCTGACGGTCCGGGTGCCGTCCGAACGTGTCCGGGGAGCGGCCCGCTGCTACTCGCTGTGCAGTTCCCCGCACCACGACGAGAAGCTGAGGATCACGGTCAAACGCACCGTGGACGGATACGGTTCGAACTGGATCTGCGACAACGTCGTGGCGGGGGACACCCTCGAAGTCCTGCGGCCGGCCGGCACGTTCACCCCCGACTCGCTGGAGCACGACTTCCTCCTGCTCGCAGCGGGCAGCGGCATCACACCGGTGATGTCCATCCTCAAGTCCTGTCTGTACGCGGGGACCGGCTCCCTCACCCTGGTCTACGCCAACCGTGACGAGCGCTCCGTGATCTTCCGGGACGAACTCGCCTCGCTCGCAGCGGAGTTCGGAGACCGGTTGACGGTCGTCCACTGGCTGGAGTCGGTGCAGGGGCTGCCCACCGAGTCCGGGCTGCGCGCGCTCACCCGGATGTGCACCGGCCGCGAGGTGTTCGTCTGCGGCCCCGGCCCCTTCATGGACCTCGCGGCCCTGACTCTCGGCGGACTCGGTGTGCCCTCCGGGCAGGTGCACATGGAACGGTTCGCCTCCCTGGCGGCCGACCCGTTCGCGAGCCCGGACCCGGCCGCCCTCGCCGGCCCGGTGAGCCAAGTTGATGTGGAACTCGACGGAACCACCAGGACCGTCGCCTGGCCCCGGAACACCAGACTGCTCGACGCGCTCCTGGACGCGGGCGTGGATGCTCCGTACTCCTGCCGCGAGGGCAACTGCAGCGCGTGCACCTGCCTGCTCGTCGAGGGCGAGGCGGCGATGGAGAACAACCAGGTGCTCGGCGAGTGCGACCTCGCCGACGGCTACGTCCTGGCCTGCCAGGCGCTCCCGCTCAGCGAACGGCTCAAGATCACCTACGGCGGATGACACGACCGGCTGTCGCCGCTCCTCCCGCTCAGCGGGAGCCCACCGGCGGGCCGGCCAACACGTTGACACGTTGGGGGAGTTGTCCCCTCGATTCGGATGAGGTTCGAACTGTGACCAAGGCGACCGCCGCGATCGTCGGCTCCGGAAACATCGGAACCGATCTGATGTACAAGCTGCTCCGGTCCGAGGCGATCGAGCCGGGATGGATGATCGGGATCGATCCGGAGAGCACGGGCCTCAAGCGTGCGGCTGAGGAAGGTCTGGCGGTGAGCGCCGGGGGAGTGGCCCGGCTGCTGGCCGATGGCGCCCGGCCCGACCTCGTCTTCGAGGCGACCTCGGCCTCCGTGCACAAGGCGAACGCCCCGGCCTACGCCGAACTCGGCATCCAGGCCATCGATCTGACACCGGCCGCGCTCGGCCCCGCCGTCGTGCCCGCCGTCAACCTGGGGGAGCATCTGGACGCCCCCAACGTCAGCCTGATCACCTGCGGGGGTCAGGCCACCATCCCCATGGTGCACGCCGTCTCCAGGGTCACCGATGTGGCCTACGCGGAGATCGTGGCCAGTGTCGCCTCGCCGTCCGCAGGCCCGGGAACCCGCGCCAACATCGACGAGTTCACCCTCACCACCAGCCGGGGCATCGAGACCATCGGTGGCGCGGCCCGGGGCAAGGCCATCATCATCCTCAACCCCGCCGAGCCGCCCATGCTGATGCGGGACACGGTCTTCTGCGCCATCCCCGCAACGGCCGACCGCGCGGCGATCACCGCGTCCGTCCACGAGACGGTCCGGCAGGTCGCGTCGTACGTACCCGGCTACCGCCTGCGCGCCGAACCGCAGTTCGACGACCCGGACCCCGTCAGCGGCGGCCTCGCCCGTGTCGCGGTCTTCCTCGAAGTGGAGGGCGCGGGCGACTTCCTGCCGCCGTACTCCGGGAACCTCGACATCATGACCGCCGCCGCCACCAAGGTCGGTGAGGGCTTCGCCCAGCGGATCATCGCCCGGCGCACCGCGTCCTGACCCTCAAGGAGCCCACCAGCCATGCCTTTCAGTGCCGATCTCGACATCCGCGTCACCGACTCCTCCCTGAGGGACGGTTCGCACGCCAAGCAGCACCAGTTCACCACCGAGGAGGTACGGTCCGTCGTCGCCGCTCTCGACGGCGCCGGCGTCCCGGTCATCGAAGTGGCGCACGGCGACGGCCTCGGCGGATCCTCGTTCAACTACGGCTTCAGCCGCACCCCGGAGCAGGAACTCATCAAGGAAGCGGTGAAGACCGCCCGACAGGCGAAGATCGCCTTCCTGATGCTTCCGGGGCTCGGCGTGCAGGACGACATCCGGGAGGCCGCCGACAACGGCGCCGCCGTCTGCCGCATCGCCACCCACTGCACCGAGGCCGACATCGCCGTCCAGCACTTCGGTCTGGCCAGGGGGCTGGGCCTGGAGACCGTCGGCTTCCTGATGATGGCGCACAGCAGGCCGCCGGAGGCCCTGGCACGGCAGGCGCGGATCATGGCCGACGCCGGCTGCCAGTGCGTCTATGTCGTGGACTCCGCCGGAGCCCTGGTGCTCGAACAGGCCGGCGACCGGGTCGCCGCGCTCGCCGGGGAACTCGGCGCCGACGCCCAAGTCGGTTTCCACGGCCACGAGAATCTGGGACTCGGCGTCGCCAACTCCCTCTGCGCCGTGCGCGCCGGGGCCACGCAGATCGACGGCTCCACACGGCGCTTCGGAGCCGGCGCCGGCAACACCCCGGTCGAGGCGTTCGTCGCCGTCACCGACAAGCTCGGCATCCGCACCGGTATCGACACCCCGAAGATCATCGACGCGGCACAGGACGTGGTCCTGCCCGTCATGGGCGGCGACCGCCCGCTCGACCGCATGTCGCTGACCATGGGCTACGCCGGTGTCTACTCCAGTTTCCTCAGCCATGCCGGCCGGCAGGCCGCCAAGTACGGCGTATCCGGCACCGACATCCTCCTGGAGGCCGGGCGCCGCAAACTCGTCGGCGGGCAGGAGGACCAGCTCATCGAGATCGCTGTCGGCCTCGCCGGGCTGGCCGGCGCGCTGAAGGAACCGACCACGCCCACACCCGCAGGGAAGTGAGAACCGCCATGCCCAACCCGGTACTCGACGCCATCGTCGAACGCGCGGAGGAGATCAGCACGCTGTCCCCTGTGAACGAGTCGCTCGGCCGGCTGGACGACCAGGCGGCCAAGGTGCTGCGGGACACCGGTGCCATCCGTATGCTCCAGCCGAAGACACACGGCGGACTGGAGCTGCACCCACGGGAGTTCGCCGAAACGGTCATGAAGATCGCCGCGTGCGACGGGTCGACCGGCTGGGTCGCCGGCGTCGTCGGGGTCCACCCCTGGGAGATGGCCATGGCCGACCCGCGGGTCCAGGACGAGATCTGGGGTGAGGACCCCGACACATGGATCGCTTCCCCCTACGCACCGATGGGGCTGCTGCGGCCCGTCGACGGCGGCTATGTCTTCAACGGCCGCTGGCAGTTCTCCTCCGGCACCGACCACTGCGACTGGATCTTCCTCGGTGCCTTCCTCGCCGACCACAGTGGCGAGCGGCTGACCCCGCCGCAGTCGATGCATGTGATCCTGCCGCGCGCGGACTACGAGATCGTCGACGACTCCTGGGACGTGGTCGGCCTGCGCGGGACGGGCAGCAAGGACATCGTCGTACGGGACGCCTTCGTCCCCGCCCACCGGGTCGTCGACTACGCGAAGGTCGTCGACGGCAGTCTCGCCAAGGAGACCGGGCTGACCAATCCGATGTACCACCTGCCGTTCTCAGCCGCCTTCCCGCTCGGCATCACCGCCTCCGTCATCGGTATCTGCGAGGGCGCGCTCGCCCACCACCTGGCCTATCAGCGCGACCGTGTCCAGATCACCGGCACCGCCGTCAGGGACGACCCGTATGTGCTGTATGCCGTGAGCGAGGCCGCCGCGGAGATCGCCGCCTCGCGCGCGGCACTGCTGGACAACATCAGCCGGCTCCACGACATGGTCGAGGCGGGCGAGCGCATCACCTTCGACCGGCGGGCCGTGGGCCGGCGCACGCAGACCCGCGCCGCCTGGCGGGCCGTGCGCGCGGTCGACGAGATCGTGGCGCGTTCCGGCGGCAACGCCATGCGGATGGACAACCCGATCCAGCGGTTCTGGCGCGACGCCCACACCGGGCTCGCCCATGCCATCCATGTGACCGGGGCGGTTTTCCATGTCGCGGCGCTGGCGCAGATCGGCGTCGAGCCCCCGCAGGGGCCGATGCGCTCGATGATCTGAAACGAGACGGACGTGATGGACGTGACGGACGAGAGGGAGAAGATGACGCAGATTCGAGGGCTGGGCTATCTCCGGGTACGGAGCCGGGACGTCACCCGCTGGCGCGAACTCACCGTGGACGCCCTCGGTTTCGCCGAGGGATCGGGCCCCGACCCGGAGGGCCTCTATCTCCGGATGGACGAGCGCCGGGCGCGGCTGGCCGTCCTGCCCGGTGAGAGCGACCGGGCCGAGGCCGTCGGCTGGGAGGTGCGCGACCAGTTCGCGCTGGCCGAGGTCGCCCGCACCGTCGAGGCCTCCGGCGCGGCGGTCAGGACGCTGACTCAGGAGGAGGCGGACGAACGCGGAGTGGAACAGGCCATCGCCTTCGACGACCCCGCCGGAGTCCCCGTAGAGGTCTTCTTCGGTCCCGTCCTGGACCACAGCCCCGTACTCACCGGGCTCGGGCAGCGCTTCGTCACCGGCGGCCAGGGCATGGGACACGTCGTTCTGCCCACCACGCGCATGGACGAGAGCGTGTCCTTCTACACCGAGGTGCTCGGCTTCCTGCCGCGTGGTGCGGTGCGGATGAGCAGCCAGGCCCCGGAGGCTCCGCCGCGGCGCGTGCGTTTTCTGGGAGTCAACGAGCGCCACCACAGCCTGGCCCTCTGCCCTGCGCCGCACGGCGAGGCACCCGGTCTGGTCCACCTCATGGTCGAGGTGGACACCCTGGACTCGGTGGGACGCGCCCTCGACAACGTCGGACGGCTCGGCTTCCCGCTCTCCTCCACCCTGGGCCGCCACACCAACGACAAGATGATCTCCTTCTACGTCCGCGCTCCCGGCGGCTGGGACGTCGAGTACGGCACCGACGGGATGCTCGTCGACGAGCGTGACTACACCGCCGAGGAGATCACAGCCGACAGCTACTGGGGCCACGACTGGTCGGGCTCGGAACCGCTCGCGGCGTTCTCGACGCCGGCCGGCAACAGGGGGGAAGCCCGTCCATGACACGCCGTACAGCCGTCAGCGGTGCCGCATCGGGCATCGGCAAGGCCCTGGTCCGACTGCTGCGGGCGCAGGGGGACGACGTCGTCGGAATCGACCTGAAGGACGCGGAGGTCTGCGCGGATCTCGGTACTCGTCAGGGGCGGCAGGACGCCGTGCGCGCCGTTCTCGAACGTACCGGAGGGACCCTGGACGCTGTGATCGCCTGTGCCGGCATCTCGGCCCGGGTCCCGGCCGCGGTCGCGGTCAACTTCTTCGGTGTCACCGAACTGCTCCAGGGGCTCAGGCCCGCACTGGCACGGGCCGATGCGCCCCGTGCGGCGTTCGTCGGTTCCATCGTCGGGACCAGATCCGGGGCGCCCGATGTCGTCGATGCCTGCCTCGCCGGGGACGAGACGGCGGCGCTCAGGGCGGCCGCAGCCGTCGCGGCCGCGGGCGAGGGCGGCACGCTGTACCCCGCGTCGAAGGCAGCCCTCGCCCGCTGGCTGCGCCGTACCAGCGTCACCGACGAGTGGGCCGCCGCCGGAATCCCACTGAACGCCGTCGGCCCCGGTGTGGTGCTGACCCCCATGCATGCCGCCCACGCGGTGACGGAAGAGCAGCGCAGGATCGTCGACCGGGCGGTGCCGATGCCGCTGGGCGGCCACGCGGGACCCGAGGTGATCGCGCGGGCGCTGCGGTGGCTGACCAGCGTGGAGAACACCCATGTGACCGGCCAGGTGCTGTACGTCGACGGGGGTGCCGAGGCGGTGCTCCGCGGCCCGGACAAGATCTGAGCGGCCGACAGATCCGAGCGGCCGACGAGACGCGAGCGACTCCGGCCGGGGCGGCGGGAGCCGTGGCGCGGGCCCGGACGGCGGCCCCACTCAGTGGGACTGCCGTTGCCAATTGCCAGAATGAATTCTATTTCTGATGGCACAGCAACCACCCCGGCCCTCAAGGCCGCCTCACACCAATGGAGAACCATGGCCGAGACCGTCATAGTCGAAGCCGTCCGCACACCGGTCGGCCGTCGCCGCGGCGTCCTCTCAGGGCTGCACCCGGCCGAGTTGCTCGGCCGGACGCAGAAGGGCCTGCTGGAACGTGCGGAGGTCGCCCCGGACGCCGTCGACCAGGTCGTCGGGGGCTGCGTCACCCAGGCCGGCGAACAGTCCAACAACATCACCCGCACCGCCTGGCTGCACAGCGGTCTGCCGCACTCCACCGCGTGCACCTCGATCGACTGCGCGTGCGGCTCGTCGCAGCAGGCCGTGCACCTGATCCACGGACTGATCGCATCGGGCGCGATCGACGTGGGCATCGGCTGCGGTGTGGAGTCGATGAGCCGGGTGTTCCTCGGGCAGGCACAGACACCGGGGACCGGCTCGCCCGTACCTGACAGCTGGTCACTGGACATGCCGGACCAGTTCACGGCCGCCGAGCGGATCGCGCGCAAGCGCGGGATCACCCGCGCCGACGCCGACGCACTCGGGCTGGCATCCCAGCGCAAGGCGGCCCGCGCCTGGGCCGACGGCCGATTCGGCCGGCAGATCATCGGCATCGACATCGAGGCACCGGCGGCCGGACCGGACGGCACGGTCGTCGAACGGACCACCGTCTCCCGCGACCAGGGGCTGCGGGAGACCACTGCCGAAGCGCTCGCCGCACTCAAGCCGGTGCTCGCCGACGGCATCCACACCGCCGGGAACTCCTCGCAGATCAGCGACGGCGCCGCCGCCGTCCTGCTGATGAACCAGGAGAGCGCCACCCGCCTGGGCGCCCGCCCGCGGGCCCGGATCGTCGCATCCGCCATGGTCGGCGCCGATCCCTACTACCACCTGGACGGCCCCGTGGAAGCGACCGCCCGCGTGCTGCGCAAGGCCGGAATGACGCTCGACGACATCGACCTCGTCGAGATCAACGAGGCGTTCGCCTCGGTCGTACTGTCCTGGGCCCAGGTCCACAACGCCGACATGGACAAGGTGAACGTCAACGGCGGCGCGATCGCCCTCGGCCACGCTGTGGGCTCCACGGGCGCCCGCCTGATCACCCAGGCGCTGTACGAGCTGGAACGCGACGGCAAATCCACCGCGCTGATCACCATGTGCGCCGGCGGCGCGCACGCGACAGCGACGATCATCGAACGGATCTGACCCACCATGACCATCGGGCTGACCGAGGAGCACCGCGCCCTGCGGGACTCCGTACGCGCCTTCACCGGCCGGCACATCACCCAGGACGCGGTCCGGAAGGCCGTGGACGCCGCGGACGAGACACTTCCGCCCTACTGGCAGGCGCTCGCCGGCCAGGGCCTGCTGGGCCTGAACCTGCCCGAGAAATCCGGCGGCGCAGGCTACGGGCTCCTCGAACTCGCCGTAGCCACCGAGGAGTTCGGACGCGCCGCAGCTCCCGGCCCCTTCCTGCCGACCACCCTCGCGGCGACGGTCCTGGACCGGGCGGCGCACGAGGCGCATCTGCCGGGACTCGCCGACGGGACCACCATCGGCGCGGTGGGACTGGACCCGGGCACCCTCACCCTGACCCCTTCCGGCGACGGTGGCCGCACGCTCTCCGGCGAGTCCGGTCTCGTCATCGGCGGACACCTCGCCGATGTCTTCGTCCTCCCGGTCCGGGACGGTGCGGACACCGTCTGGGCCGTCGTGCTCCGCGCCGCGGTGGAGACCACCGACCTCCGCAGCCACGACCTGACGCGCCGTTCCTCCCGGGTGCGCGCCCGCGGTACGGCGATCCCCGCGGCGGACGTACTGCGCATCGACGCGCAGCTGCCGGTCGACCTGGCCGCGGTCCTCTTCGCCGCCGAGGCCTCGGGCATGGCGGACCGCGCGGTCGCCACAGCCGCCGAACATGCCCGCGTCCGTGAGCAGTTCGGCCGCCCCATCGGCCAGTTCCAGGGCGTCAAGCACCGCTGCGCACGGATGCTCGCCCAGGCCGAACAGGCCCGCGCCTGCGCCTGGGACGCCGCCCGCGCGAACGAACCCGGGGCCGTCGACGACCCCCGGGAGGCCTCGCTGGCCGCCGCCGTCGCCGGGGCCACCGCGGTGGAGGCGGGCTTCGCCACCGCCAAGGACTGCATCCAGGTACTCGGCGGCATCGGATTCACCTGGGAGCACGAAGCCCACCTGTATCTGCGCCGGGCCCAGACTCTGCGCATCGCGCTCGGACCGACCGCGCGGTGGCGCCGCCGGGTCTCCCGGCTCACCCTGGACGGCGCACGCCGCCGGCTCGCCGTCCAGTTGCCGCCCGGCGCCGCGGCCGTACGCGAGGAGATCCGCACCGAACTCCGCAGCGCCACCGCCCTGGAGGAGTCAGAACGGCTCACCTATCTCGCGGACCGCGGCTACACGGCCCCGCACCTGCCCGTTCCCTGGGGCAGGGGCGCCGACGCGGTCACCCAGCTCGTCATCGCCGAGGAGCTGCGCGCCGCGGACCTGAAGCCCGTCGACATGGTCATCGGGGCCTGGGTGGTACCGACCCTCGTGGCACACGGCAGCGCCGCACAGCAGGAGAGGTTCCTCGGGCCGAGCCTGCGCGGCGAGATCACCTGGTGCCAGCTGTTCAGCGAGCCCGGCGCCGGGTCCGACCTGGCCGCACTGAGCACCCGCGCCGAAAGGACCGACGGCGGCTGGCGGATCACCGGGCAGAAAGTGTGGACCTCCATGGCCCACGACGCCCACTGGGGCATCCTGCTGGCCCGCACCGAACCCGACGCACCCAAGCACAAGGGACTGTCGTACTTCCTGCTCGACATGACAGCCCCCGGCATCGACATCCGCCCGCTGCGCCAGATCACCGGCGAAGCGGAGTTCAACGAGGTATTCCTCGACGACGTGTTCGTCCCCGACGCCATGCTCGTCGGCGCACCCGGCGACGGATGGCGGCTGACCCGCACCACCCTGGCCAGCGAACGCGTCGCCCTCTCCCACGACTCCTCGCTCGGCTCGGGCGGCGAAGCCCTGCTCGACATCACGGCGAGCGGGCCACAGGACATGGACGACGAACGCCTCACCACCCTCGGCGGCATCCTCTGCGACGCGCAGTCCGGCGGGCTGCTGGGCCTGCGCACCACCCTGCGTTCGGTGACCGGACAGCAGCCGGGCGCGGAAGCCAGCATCGCCAAGCTGATCGGCGTCGAACACCTGCAACAGGTCTGGGAGATCGCCATGGACTGGCTGGGCAGCGCCGCCCTCACCGGTGAGGGACCCCGCCAGGACCCCACCTGGTGGTTCCTCAACTCCCGCTGTATGTCGATCGCGGGCGGTACGACAGAGGTCCAGCTCAACATCATCGGAGAACGTCTGCTCGGCCTGCCGCGCGACCCCGAGCCCGCCCCGAAGAAACCGGAACAGAAGGCCCGATCATGACGGTCGACCGTGACAAGGCGCTGAGCGCAGCCCCGTCCGTGCAGCAGATCGGCTGGACGGCACGGGACGTACTCCTCTACCACCTCAGCCTCGGAGCAGGCTCCGACGCGCACCACGACCCGGAACTCCATCTCACCTTCGAACGCCGGCTGACGGTACTGCCCACCTTCGCCATGGTCGCCGGCGGCGGGATCTCCTCCGGCACTCCGCCCGAGCCGTCCCTGGACCTGCCGGGAATCGACATCGACCTGCGCCAAATCCTGCACGCCGGACAGGAACTGGAGATCCACCGTCCCCTGCCGGCGGCGGGCACGGCCACCCTCGCCTCCCGTGTGGTCGAGGTGTGGGACAAAGGGAAAGCGGCGGTGATCGTCCGGGAGTCCACCGCTTCCGGGCCGGACGGCGAGCCGCTGTGGACCAGCAGGATGCAGATATGGGCGCGCGGAGCGGGAGGCTTCGGCGGAGACCCGGGGCCGCAGACCCACGAGAGCACCCCCGACCGCCGCTCCGACACCGTCTGCGACACCCCCACCGGTCCCCAGCAGGCGCTGCTCTACCGGCTCAACGGAGACCTCAACCCCCTGCACGCCGACCCCGAGTTCGCGCGGGCCGCCGGGTTCCACCGGCCGGTCCTGCACGGCCTCGCCTCGTACGGCCTGGTGTGCAAGGCGCTCGTCGGCGAACTGCTCGACGGCGACGCGACCCGGCTGAAGGCACTGTCCGTACGGTTCGCGGGCCCGCTCTTCCCCGGGGAGACCGTCCGCACCGCCGTCTGGCGGGACGGAGACCGCCTCCGGCTGCACGCCACCTGCCCGGAACGCGACGGTGCACCGGTGCTCACCCACGCAACGGCGAGGATCACTCCATGACCGACGACCACGACGCACCGCCCGTGTCCCCTGAGGCCGCCGTCCGGCCGGACGAACTGGTCGCGGCGGCCCACGAGGACGGAGTCGACGCGGCCGCGGCCGCCGCACGCAGGGTGATCGACGCCCTGCTCCTGGCCGGTGACCATACGGACGCCGACCTGACCGGTGTGGCCAAGCAGCTCCACGCCCTCGCGGACCACCTCCAGGAGCGGGCCCCCGCCCGCGAGGAACGCATGGTCACCATGTGGCGCGGCACCGGCATCACCCGGCACGACCCGGTGACCGGACCCGAGAACGCCCTGGCGCCGCCGCTCACCCTGACCGGCCGGGACGACGGCTCGGTCCACGGCGTGGTCACCCTCGGGCTCGCCTACCAGGGACCGCCCCGATGCGCACACGGGGGAGTGGCGGCGCTGCTGCTGGACCACACACTCGGCGTCGCCAACCACTGGGCGGGACTGTCGGGTATGACCGCCGAACTCACCCTGCGCTACCACCGCCCCACCCCGTTGTTCGAGCCGCTCACCGTCACCGGCCGTCAGCTCTCCGTGGACGGGATGAAGATCCGTACCACCGGGACCATCTCGGCCGGCGGCCGGGACTGCGTGACAGCGCAGGGACTGTTCATCGCCAAACACCTGCCCCGGCCGAGCTGACGCCCCGGCCGCCCGAGCCGACACCCCGCCGGGGCCGACGCACGAACCGGGCGACACGCACACTGCACCAGGCGGACACAGCGCGGCCCCGGCCGGAGAGAACCTCCGGCCGGGGCCGCGCCGTGTCCGCCGCGCTGTGTCAGACCCGCACCTCGCGCCGTACGACCTTCCCCGTGGCGTTCCGCGGCAGGGCCTGCGTGGTGATCCGCCACCGTGACGGCACCTTGTAGTACGCAAGCCGCTGCCGCACGAACTCCGCCAGGGCGGCATCGGTGAGCGACGCCTCCTCACCGGCGACGACCACCGCCGCCACTTCCTGCCCCAGATCGGGGTGCGGCACCCCGAGCACCAGGCACTCCCGCACCCCCGGGCACTCGGCGAGCACGTTCTCGATCTCCGCCGGATAGACGTTCTCGCCGCCGCGCAGGATCAGATCTGAGCGCCGGCTGGTGAGCCGCAGGAGGCCGTCCTCCAGCACTCCGAT
This genomic interval carries:
- a CDS encoding FAD-binding protein, with translation MSGGGAAWDHEFDFVVVGSGGGGMTAALTAADSGLSTVVVEKAAMYGGTTGISGGGIWIPNNPTLRAEGHDDSRASVRRYLDLLTEGRVPAARLDAYVDHGPAAMELLCGSKWMRLSWTKGYADYHPEYEGGRPLGRSVEALPFDTRKLGEDEKYQRPNSLKGPLGLWVTGKDYHDLAMVKRTWRGRRASLVAAWRVSSNLIRRRHMSTGGRALVARMRMVLKDAGIPLWLRTPMTSLVTADDGRVTGIVVEREGTAVRIGARRGVLLATGGFDHNQQMREKYLPDGGQADFSAGAQENAGDGILAGLELGAAVDFMDDAWWMPSVRHPSGATIPLVSERCIPPSLIVASNGRRFTNESSPYTNFVHDQLDGGHVPAWFVMDAKARSRYPFAQVLPGMPFPEEFYASGLAHRSRTLDGLARGIGVPPEELTATVERFNGFARTGKDTDFGRGDSAYDRYYGDPTLPNPNLDEIREPPFYAVRIEAGDLGTKGGLVCDEHSRVLREDGTCVRGLYATGNTSASVMANEYAGPGATIGPSIVFGYVAARHAAGRT
- a CDS encoding ferredoxin--NADP reductase — translated: MRVVEVVRETPDAHSLVLEPAGVPTERFTYRPGQFLTVRVPSERVRGAARCYSLCSSPHHDEKLRITVKRTVDGYGSNWICDNVVAGDTLEVLRPAGTFTPDSLEHDFLLLAAGSGITPVMSILKSCLYAGTGSLTLVYANRDERSVIFRDELASLAAEFGDRLTVVHWLESVQGLPTESGLRALTRMCTGREVFVCGPGPFMDLAALTLGGLGVPSGQVHMERFASLAADPFASPDPAALAGPVSQVDVELDGTTRTVAWPRNTRLLDALLDAGVDAPYSCREGNCSACTCLLVEGEAAMENNQVLGECDLADGYVLACQALPLSERLKITYGG
- a CDS encoding acetaldehyde dehydrogenase (acetylating), whose protein sequence is MTKATAAIVGSGNIGTDLMYKLLRSEAIEPGWMIGIDPESTGLKRAAEEGLAVSAGGVARLLADGARPDLVFEATSASVHKANAPAYAELGIQAIDLTPAALGPAVVPAVNLGEHLDAPNVSLITCGGQATIPMVHAVSRVTDVAYAEIVASVASPSAGPGTRANIDEFTLTTSRGIETIGGAARGKAIIILNPAEPPMLMRDTVFCAIPATADRAAITASVHETVRQVASYVPGYRLRAEPQFDDPDPVSGGLARVAVFLEVEGAGDFLPPYSGNLDIMTAAATKVGEGFAQRIIARRTAS
- the dmpG gene encoding 4-hydroxy-2-oxovalerate aldolase, which produces MPFSADLDIRVTDSSLRDGSHAKQHQFTTEEVRSVVAALDGAGVPVIEVAHGDGLGGSSFNYGFSRTPEQELIKEAVKTARQAKIAFLMLPGLGVQDDIREAADNGAAVCRIATHCTEADIAVQHFGLARGLGLETVGFLMMAHSRPPEALARQARIMADAGCQCVYVVDSAGALVLEQAGDRVAALAGELGADAQVGFHGHENLGLGVANSLCAVRAGATQIDGSTRRFGAGAGNTPVEAFVAVTDKLGIRTGIDTPKIIDAAQDVVLPVMGGDRPLDRMSLTMGYAGVYSSFLSHAGRQAAKYGVSGTDILLEAGRRKLVGGQEDQLIEIAVGLAGLAGALKEPTTPTPAGK
- a CDS encoding acyl-CoA dehydrogenase family protein, with amino-acid sequence MPNPVLDAIVERAEEISTLSPVNESLGRLDDQAAKVLRDTGAIRMLQPKTHGGLELHPREFAETVMKIAACDGSTGWVAGVVGVHPWEMAMADPRVQDEIWGEDPDTWIASPYAPMGLLRPVDGGYVFNGRWQFSSGTDHCDWIFLGAFLADHSGERLTPPQSMHVILPRADYEIVDDSWDVVGLRGTGSKDIVVRDAFVPAHRVVDYAKVVDGSLAKETGLTNPMYHLPFSAAFPLGITASVIGICEGALAHHLAYQRDRVQITGTAVRDDPYVLYAVSEAAAEIAASRAALLDNISRLHDMVEAGERITFDRRAVGRRTQTRAAWRAVRAVDEIVARSGGNAMRMDNPIQRFWRDAHTGLAHAIHVTGAVFHVAALAQIGVEPPQGPMRSMI
- a CDS encoding VOC family protein, translating into MTQIRGLGYLRVRSRDVTRWRELTVDALGFAEGSGPDPEGLYLRMDERRARLAVLPGESDRAEAVGWEVRDQFALAEVARTVEASGAAVRTLTQEEADERGVEQAIAFDDPAGVPVEVFFGPVLDHSPVLTGLGQRFVTGGQGMGHVVLPTTRMDESVSFYTEVLGFLPRGAVRMSSQAPEAPPRRVRFLGVNERHHSLALCPAPHGEAPGLVHLMVEVDTLDSVGRALDNVGRLGFPLSSTLGRHTNDKMISFYVRAPGGWDVEYGTDGMLVDERDYTAEEITADSYWGHDWSGSEPLAAFSTPAGNRGEARP
- a CDS encoding SDR family oxidoreductase, with translation MTRRTAVSGAASGIGKALVRLLRAQGDDVVGIDLKDAEVCADLGTRQGRQDAVRAVLERTGGTLDAVIACAGISARVPAAVAVNFFGVTELLQGLRPALARADAPRAAFVGSIVGTRSGAPDVVDACLAGDETAALRAAAAVAAAGEGGTLYPASKAALARWLRRTSVTDEWAAAGIPLNAVGPGVVLTPMHAAHAVTEEQRRIVDRAVPMPLGGHAGPEVIARALRWLTSVENTHVTGQVLYVDGGAEAVLRGPDKI
- a CDS encoding steroid 3-ketoacyl-CoA thiolase — its product is MAETVIVEAVRTPVGRRRGVLSGLHPAELLGRTQKGLLERAEVAPDAVDQVVGGCVTQAGEQSNNITRTAWLHSGLPHSTACTSIDCACGSSQQAVHLIHGLIASGAIDVGIGCGVESMSRVFLGQAQTPGTGSPVPDSWSLDMPDQFTAAERIARKRGITRADADALGLASQRKAARAWADGRFGRQIIGIDIEAPAAGPDGTVVERTTVSRDQGLRETTAEALAALKPVLADGIHTAGNSSQISDGAAAVLLMNQESATRLGARPRARIVASAMVGADPYYHLDGPVEATARVLRKAGMTLDDIDLVEINEAFASVVLSWAQVHNADMDKVNVNGGAIALGHAVGSTGARLITQALYELERDGKSTALITMCAGGAHATATIIERI